In Populus nigra chromosome 1, ddPopNigr1.1, whole genome shotgun sequence, one genomic interval encodes:
- the LOC133680947 gene encoding uncharacterized protein LOC133680947, with product MGSEATSNGSANSGGFKSRLQRYLYSGDTKHVMAGMAVITLVFGVPWFLMNRGTKHASHQDYMEKADKARRDRLSSGSAAT from the exons ATGGGAAGCGAGGCAACAAGCAATGGTAGTGCCAACAGTGGAGGATTCAAGTCAAGATTACAGCGTTACTTGTATAGTGGAGACACAAAGCATGTCATGGCTGGCATGGCCGTCATAACTCTTGTCTTTGGTGTCCCTTGGTTCCTCATGAACAGAG GAACAAAGCACGCGTCTCATCAAGATTACATGGAAAAGGCTGATAAAGCAAGGCGTGACAGGCTTTCTTCAGGTTCTGCTGCTACATGA
- the LOC133687270 gene encoding magnesium transporter MRS2-1 isoform X1 has product MADLKERLLPPKPASAINLRDSSYRPSASGRQPFQGVDVLGLKKRGQGLRSWIRVDSSGNSQIIEVDKFTMMRRCDLPARDLRLLDPLFVYPSTILGREKAIVVNLEQIRCIITADEVLLLNSLDSYVLQYVVELQRRLITPGVGEVWQSEGAELNRRRSRNFDNVFGNASPDYLPFEFRALEVALEAACTFLDSQAAELEIEAYPLLDELTSKISTLNLERVRRLKSRLVALTRRVQKVRDEIEQLMDDDGDMAEMYLTEKKSRMESSFYGDQSLMGFRSNDGGTSISAPVSPVSSPPDSRKLEKSLSIARSRHESMRSSESATENIEELEMLLEAYFVVIDSTLNKLTSLKEYIDDTEDFINIQLDNVRNQLIQFELLLTTATFVVAIFGVVAGIFGMNFAVPLFDDAGAFKWVLIITGVTGVIIFCAFVWFFKYRRLMPL; this is encoded by the exons ATGGCGGACCTTAAAGAACGCCTGCTCCCTCCAAAACCAGCATCAGCTATAAACCTTAGAGATTCATCTTATCGACCATCTGCCTCTGGACGCCAACCTTTCCAAGGTGTTGATGTTCTGGGTTTGAAAAAGCGTGGCCAAGGCCTTCGATCATGGATTCGTGTTGATTCATCTGGAAATTCTCAAATTATTGAGGTTGACAAGTTCACTATGATGCGTCGCTGTGATCTACCTGCTCGTGATTTACGCCTGCTCGATCCTCTTTTTGTTTACCCCTCAACAATCCTTGGTAGAGAGAAGGCTATAGTTGTAAACTTGGAGCAGATTCGGTGTATTATTACAGCTGATGAGGTTCTACTCCTAAATTCCCTTGACAGCTATGTGCTGCAGTATGTGGTGGAGCTACAAAGGCGATTGATAACACCAGGGGTGGGTGAGGTATGGCAGTCAGAAGGTGCTGAATTGAATCGAAGGAGAAGTAGGAATTTTGATAATGTATTTGGGAATGCATCCCCCGATTATTTGCCCTTTGAGTTTAGGGCTCTTGAAGTTGCTCTGGAAGCCGCTTGTACATTCCTTGATTCTCAG GCAGCAGAATTAGAAATTGAAGCATACCCATTACTAGATGAACTGACATCCAAGATTAGTACGTTAAACTTGGAGCGTGTACGGCGATTAAAAAGCAGACTTGTTGCCTTGACTCGGAGGGTTCAGAAG GTAAGGGATGAGATTGAGCAGCTCATGGATGATGATGGAGATATGGCTGAAATGTATCTCACTGAAAAGAAAAGTCGGATGGAATCATCATTCTATGGCGATCAATCTTTGATGGGATTTAGATCAAATGATGGTGGGACATCTATTTCCGCTCCAGTTTCTCCTGTTTCATCACCCCCTGATTCACGAAAACTTGAGAAAAGCCTGAGCATTGCAAGGAGCCGACATGAGAGCATGAGGAGTTCTGAAAGTGCTACTGAGAATATAGAAGAGCTGGAGATGTTGCTAGAAGCTTACTTTGTTGTCATTGATAGCACCCTGAACAAGTTGACATCG TTGAAGGAATACATTGATGATACAGAGGATTTCATCAACATTCAGCTG GACAATGTCCGAAATCAACTGATCCAATTTGAGCTTCTACTCACAACAGCAACATTTGTTGTCGCCATTTTTGGAGTGGTGGCAGGTATCTTTGGCATGAATTTCGCCGTACCATTGTTTGATGATGCTGGTGCATTTAAGTGGGTCCTCATAATTACTGGAGTTACCGGAGTCATCATATTTTGTGCGTTTGTATGGTTCTTCAAGTACAGAAGGCTTATGCCActataa
- the LOC133687270 gene encoding magnesium transporter MRS2-1 isoform X2 codes for MADLKERLLPPKPASAINLRDSSYRPSASGRQPFQGVDVLGLKKRGQGLRSWIRVDSSGNSQIIEVDKFTMMRRCDLPARDLRLLDPLFVYPSTILGREKAIVVNLEQIRCIITADEVLLLNSLDSYVLQYVVELQRRLITPGVGEVWQSEGAELNRRRSRNFDNVFGNASPDYLPFEFRALEVALEAACTFLDSQAAELEIEAYPLLDELTSKISTLNLERVRRLKSRLVALTRRVQKVRDEIEQLMDDDGDMAEMYLTEKKSRMESSFYGDQSLMGFRSNDGGTSISAPVSPVSSPPDSRKLEKSLSIARSRHESMRSSESATENIEELEMLLEAYFVVIDSTLNKLTSLKEYIDDTEDFINIQLDHLQRIK; via the exons ATGGCGGACCTTAAAGAACGCCTGCTCCCTCCAAAACCAGCATCAGCTATAAACCTTAGAGATTCATCTTATCGACCATCTGCCTCTGGACGCCAACCTTTCCAAGGTGTTGATGTTCTGGGTTTGAAAAAGCGTGGCCAAGGCCTTCGATCATGGATTCGTGTTGATTCATCTGGAAATTCTCAAATTATTGAGGTTGACAAGTTCACTATGATGCGTCGCTGTGATCTACCTGCTCGTGATTTACGCCTGCTCGATCCTCTTTTTGTTTACCCCTCAACAATCCTTGGTAGAGAGAAGGCTATAGTTGTAAACTTGGAGCAGATTCGGTGTATTATTACAGCTGATGAGGTTCTACTCCTAAATTCCCTTGACAGCTATGTGCTGCAGTATGTGGTGGAGCTACAAAGGCGATTGATAACACCAGGGGTGGGTGAGGTATGGCAGTCAGAAGGTGCTGAATTGAATCGAAGGAGAAGTAGGAATTTTGATAATGTATTTGGGAATGCATCCCCCGATTATTTGCCCTTTGAGTTTAGGGCTCTTGAAGTTGCTCTGGAAGCCGCTTGTACATTCCTTGATTCTCAG GCAGCAGAATTAGAAATTGAAGCATACCCATTACTAGATGAACTGACATCCAAGATTAGTACGTTAAACTTGGAGCGTGTACGGCGATTAAAAAGCAGACTTGTTGCCTTGACTCGGAGGGTTCAGAAG GTAAGGGATGAGATTGAGCAGCTCATGGATGATGATGGAGATATGGCTGAAATGTATCTCACTGAAAAGAAAAGTCGGATGGAATCATCATTCTATGGCGATCAATCTTTGATGGGATTTAGATCAAATGATGGTGGGACATCTATTTCCGCTCCAGTTTCTCCTGTTTCATCACCCCCTGATTCACGAAAACTTGAGAAAAGCCTGAGCATTGCAAGGAGCCGACATGAGAGCATGAGGAGTTCTGAAAGTGCTACTGAGAATATAGAAGAGCTGGAGATGTTGCTAGAAGCTTACTTTGTTGTCATTGATAGCACCCTGAACAAGTTGACATCG TTGAAGGAATACATTGATGATACAGAGGATTTCATCAACATTCAGCTG GATCATCTTCAACGTATCAAGTGA
- the LOC133697375 gene encoding chaperone protein dnaJ 8, chloroplastic-like produces MASAAAVGMVGGNGCAGSSASWFQIKNRRKKNSNDKMGRDGVRFFTAASYSSPSVMDPYKTLRIQPDASESEVKKAFRQLALQYHPDVCRGSNCGVQFSLINEAYDTVMSNLREEPDESSQMYMSYEPSEQGIDEPMRGMNDTDWDMWEEWMGWEGAGIRDYSSHVNPYI; encoded by the exons ATGGCAAGTGCAGCAGCTGTTGGGATGGTGGGAGGAAATGGGTGTGCGGGGTCTTCAGCTTCTTGGTTTCAGATCAAGAATAGGAGAAAGAAGAATAGTAATGATAAGATGGGGAGAGATGGAGTCAGGTTTTTTACTGCTGCTTCCTATTCTTCTCCTTCTGTCATGGACCCTTACAAGACTCTTAGGATCCAACCTGATGCTTCTGAATCTGAGGTCAAGAAAGCTTTTAGACAGCTTGCTTTGCAG TATCATCCAGATGTCTGCAGAGGAAGCAATTGTGGTGTGCAGTTTAGCCTGATCAATGAAGCCTATGAT aCTGTGATGAGTAATTTGAGGGAAGAACCAGATGAATCATCACAAATGTACATGTCTTATGAGCCGTCGGAACAGGGAATTGATGAGCCTATGAGAGGAATGAACGACACAGATTGGGATATGTGGGAGGAATGGATGGGATGGGAAGGGGCTGGAATTCGTGACTACTCATCCCATGTTAATCCTTAcatttaa
- the LOC133680948 gene encoding probable protein phosphatase 2C 60 isoform X2 — MGVYLSSPKTDKASQDGENDKLRYGLSSMQGWRTTMEDAHAAYPDLDSSTSFFGVYDGHGGQAVAKFCAKYLHEQVLKHESYLSGDLGTSLQKAFLRMDEMMRGQRGWRELSRLGDNMEKVSGMIEGLIWSPRSGQVNGHFDDWLDEEAYDMSKDHKPGLEVERERIRNAGGFIVVGRVNGTLNLSRAIGDTEFKQNKKLPAEQQIVTANPDIKTVDLCDDDEFLVLACDGIWDCMSSQQLVDYVHEQLNTETKLSVICERVFNRCLAPNTNGGEGCDNMSMILVQFKRPVQAGPSAEQQPTSSRQSLEVDRNNMEK; from the exons ATGGGGGTGTATTTGAGCTCCCCTAAAACTGACAAGGCTTCACAAGATGGTGAAAATGATAAACTTCGATATGGCTTGTCCTCCATGCAAGGCTGGCGTACAACCATGGAAGATGCC CATGCAGCTTATCCAGATTTGGACAGTTCAACATCTTTCTTTGGTGTTTATGATGGCCATGGAG GCCAAGCAGTGGCTAAGTTCTGTGCTAAATATCTTCACGAACAAGTGCTCAAACATGAAAGTTATCTATCTGGTGATTTAGGCACTTCTTTACAGAAAGCTTTTCTCAG AATGGATGAGATGATGCGTGGGCAGAGGGGATGGAGAGAACTATCTAGATTGGGTGATAACATGGAAAAGGTTTCTGGTATGATAGAAGGATTGATATGGTCACCTAGAAGTGGTCAAGTCAACGGCCATTTTGATGATTGGCTTGATGAGGAG GCATATGACATGTCTAAAGATCACAAGCCCGGTCTTGAGGTTGAGAGAGAAAGGATTCGTAATGCCGGTGGTTTTATAGTAGTTGGACGTGTTAATGGAACTTTAAACTTGTCTAGGGCAATTG GAGACACAGAGTTCAAGCAGAACAAAAAACTGCCCGCTGAGCAGCAAATTGTTACTGCCAATCCAGACATAAAGACT GTTGATCTCTGTGACGATGATGAGTTTCTTGTTCTTGCTTGTGACGGAATTTG GGATTGCATGTCAAGTCAACAGCTAGTGGACTATGTGCATGAACAGCTAAACACT GAAACCAAGCTTTCAGTGATATGCGAGAGAGTTTTCAACAGGTGTTTGGCACCCAATACCAATGGTGGTGAGGGATGTGACAACATGAGCATGATCTTGGTGCAATTCAAAAGGCCTGTTCAAGCAGGTCCCTCTGCAGAGCAGCAGCCAACATCTTCTCGTCAATCGTTGGAGGTTGACAGAAATAATATGGAAAAGTGA
- the LOC133680948 gene encoding probable protein phosphatase 2C 60 isoform X1, with protein sequence MGVYLSSPKTDKASQDGENDKLRYGLSSMQGWRTTMEDAHAAYPDLDSSTSFFGVYDGHGGQAVAKFCAKYLHEQVLKHESYLSGDLGTSLQKAFLRMDEMMRGQRGWRELSRLGDNMEKVSGMIEGLIWSPRSGQVNGHFDDWLDEEGPHSGFDGPNCGSTACVAIIRNNQLVVANAGDSRCVLSRKGQAYDMSKDHKPGLEVERERIRNAGGFIVVGRVNGTLNLSRAIGDTEFKQNKKLPAEQQIVTANPDIKTVDLCDDDEFLVLACDGIWDCMSSQQLVDYVHEQLNTETKLSVICERVFNRCLAPNTNGGEGCDNMSMILVQFKRPVQAGPSAEQQPTSSRQSLEVDRNNMEK encoded by the exons ATGGGGGTGTATTTGAGCTCCCCTAAAACTGACAAGGCTTCACAAGATGGTGAAAATGATAAACTTCGATATGGCTTGTCCTCCATGCAAGGCTGGCGTACAACCATGGAAGATGCC CATGCAGCTTATCCAGATTTGGACAGTTCAACATCTTTCTTTGGTGTTTATGATGGCCATGGAG GCCAAGCAGTGGCTAAGTTCTGTGCTAAATATCTTCACGAACAAGTGCTCAAACATGAAAGTTATCTATCTGGTGATTTAGGCACTTCTTTACAGAAAGCTTTTCTCAG AATGGATGAGATGATGCGTGGGCAGAGGGGATGGAGAGAACTATCTAGATTGGGTGATAACATGGAAAAGGTTTCTGGTATGATAGAAGGATTGATATGGTCACCTAGAAGTGGTCAAGTCAACGGCCATTTTGATGATTGGCTTGATGAGGAG GGGCCTCATTCTGGCTTTGATGGACCGAATTGTGGAAGCACTGCATGCGTTGCAATTATTCGAAACAACCAACTTGTTGTTGCAAATGCTGGTGATTCTCGTTGTGTTTTATCCAGGAAGGGTCAG GCATATGACATGTCTAAAGATCACAAGCCCGGTCTTGAGGTTGAGAGAGAAAGGATTCGTAATGCCGGTGGTTTTATAGTAGTTGGACGTGTTAATGGAACTTTAAACTTGTCTAGGGCAATTG GAGACACAGAGTTCAAGCAGAACAAAAAACTGCCCGCTGAGCAGCAAATTGTTACTGCCAATCCAGACATAAAGACT GTTGATCTCTGTGACGATGATGAGTTTCTTGTTCTTGCTTGTGACGGAATTTG GGATTGCATGTCAAGTCAACAGCTAGTGGACTATGTGCATGAACAGCTAAACACT GAAACCAAGCTTTCAGTGATATGCGAGAGAGTTTTCAACAGGTGTTTGGCACCCAATACCAATGGTGGTGAGGGATGTGACAACATGAGCATGATCTTGGTGCAATTCAAAAGGCCTGTTCAAGCAGGTCCCTCTGCAGAGCAGCAGCCAACATCTTCTCGTCAATCGTTGGAGGTTGACAGAAATAATATGGAAAAGTGA